In Pseudomonas abieticivorans, the genomic window CGTGAAGACATTTGCCAACTACAACGCCATGTACGGCAGCATCGGTGCGATTATCGTGCTGTTGTTGTACTTCTATATCTCGTCGGCCGTGCTGTTGCTGGGCGCAGAGATGAACGCGGTGATCGAGCATATGTCCGAAGAGGGCAAGGAACCTGGCCACAAAGAGTTTCCCGAGGATGAGGCCGAGCATGATAAAAAGCATGTTTCGGGGTTGGGCCGCGATCATTCGATCAAGCCTGATGCCGAGCAGGCCTGATCAACGCAAGGACCCTCGATGATTCGTGACATCCTGAAAATGGGCGATGAGCGCTTGTTGCGTATCGCCCCTGCGGTACCCGCCTCGATGTTCGGCAGCCAAGCGCTGGACGACTTGATTGCCGACATGTTCCAGACCATGGAACACGTGGGCGGCGTGGGCCTGGCGGCGCCGCAGATCGGCATCGACCTGCAATTGGTGATCTTCGGCTTCGAGCGCAGCGAGCGCTACCCCGACGCCGAGCCGGTGCCGCAAACCGTGCTGCTCAACCCCCTGATCACCCCGCTTGGCCCGTTGACCGAGGAGGGCTGGGAAGGCTGTTTGTCAGTACCGGGGCTGCGCGGGGCGGTGGATCGTTACGAGCATATTCGCTACGAAGGCTTCGACCTGCAGGGCAATCCCATCCTGCGCGAGGCGCGAGGGTTTCATGCGCGTGTGGTGCAGCACGAGTGCGATCACCTGATCGGGCGGTTGTACCCCTCGCGCATCAGTGACTTCAGCAAATTCGGATTTACCGAGGTGCTGTTCCCGGGGTTGGACCCCGCTGGCGACGATTGAAACGGCGTCGCCCGGTTCGCAGATAAATCCGCGAACCGGTGACCCAGGCCTTTCAGGCACTCTCCCGCGCCTGCTCTTCCAACCGCGTAATCGCTATTTCCAACTCATCCAGCGCCACCATGGCCGTGGGGTCCCCCTGCTTGAGCAAGGTCTCGCTGCGCAAACACGCTGCACGCAACTGTGGCACCCCGCAATAACGGGTGGCGCCATGCAGGCGGTGCACGCGTTCGATCATCGCCGTCTGGTCCTGGCTGTCGCGGGCTTCGCGGATGGCCACGCGCTCTTCGTCCAGCGATGCCAGCAGCATCGCCAACATGTCGGCGGCCAAGTCGGCCTTGCCGGCCGCCAGGCGCAGGCCTTCCTCGGGGTCTAGCACCAACGGCTCGCTGGCTTGCACCGGCACTTCCTCAAGCCTTTCGCTGGTGTGCTGGCGCAGCACCAGGCCGGTCCACTTCAACACCACCTGGGCCAACTGGCGTTCGCTGATAGGCTTGGTCAGGTAATCGTCCATGCCACTTTGCAGCAGCGCGCGCTTTTCATTAGCCATGGCATGGGCGGTCAGCGCCACGATGGGCAGCGCCGTGCCGGAATGCCCGCTTTCCCACAGGCGGATCTTCTCGGTGGTCTCCCGGCCATCCATGTCGGGCATCTGCACGTCCATCAGCACCAGGTCGAAGCTGTCGTCCTGCACCGCTTTGATCGCAGCGAGGCCGGTGTCCACCGCCAGCACTTCGGCGCCCAGGTCTTCGAGCAGGGTTTGTACCAGCAGCAGGTTGGCCGGGTTGTCGTCCACGCAGAGCACTTTGGGTGCGCGGTTGCCCAGCGGCTCGTGGAGCTCGCTGCGCAGCCGCTTGGGGTTGATCAGGTCGCTCAGGCTGCGGCGCAGCTTGCGCGTGCAGGCAGGCTTTGCCTGCAACTGGCTGTGGTGATGGGGTACCGCGGCCTGGAATAGCAACTGCTCGGTGGTCGGGCACAGCACCAACACATGGCAGCCTTGTTGCTCGATGTCCGTCAGGTGCTGAGCCAGGACGGTGGGGCCCACTTCGTGGTGGGTAATGCCCAGCACCGCCAGGTCGATGGGGTGGTGGGCCAGGTGCGCGGCGGTAATGCCAACGTTGAGTTTTTCCAGGTTGGCGAAGGGGATTACCTCCAGGCCGCAGTCCTGCAGTTGGTGCTGCAAGGCCTGGCGCGCCAGTTCATGGCTTTCGACGATGGCCACGCGGCGGCCCAGCAACGGTGCCGCTGGCAGGTCTTCGACATCGTCGCGGGCCTTGGGCAGGCGCAGGCTGACCCAGAACTCCGAACCTTCTCCGGGCGTGCTGTCGACGCCGATCTCGCCGCCCATCTGCTCGATCAGGCGCTTGGAAATCACCAGGCCCAGGCCCGTGCCGCCCGGCTGGCGCGACAGTGAGTTGTCGGCCTGGCTGAAGGCCTGGAACAGCGCGCGCACATCCTGCTTGGACAAACCGATGCCGGTGTCCTGCACGCTGATGCGCAGTTGCACGCCGTCTTCGTTTTCGTCCTCGAGCATGGCCCGCGCGACGATGGTGCCTTCACGGGTGAACTTGATCGCGTTGCTGACCAGGTTGGTGAGTATTTGCTTGAGCCGCAGCGGGTCGCCGATCAGCGACAGCGGCGTGTCGCGGTACACCAGGCTCACCAGCTCCAGGTCTTTGGCATGGGCGGCCGGGGCGAGGATGGTCATGGTGTCCTGCAACAGGTCGCGCAGGTTGAACGGGATGCTGTCGAGCACCAGCTTGCCGGCTTCGATCTTGGAGAAGTCGAGGATCTCGTTAATGATCGCCAGCAGGCTGCCGGCCGACTTTTCAATGGTGCCCAAGTAGTCGAACTGGCGCGGGGTCAGCTCGCTTTTCTGCAGCAGGTGGGTAAAGCCCAGGATGCCGTTGAGCGGAGTGCGGATCTCGTGGCTCATGTTGGCGAGGAATTCAGACTTGATGCGGCTGGCTTCCAGGGCTTCCTTGCGCGCCATGTCCAGTTCGATGTTCTGGATCTCGATGGTTTCCAGGTTCTGGCGCACGTCCTCGGTGGCCTGGTCGACGCTGTGCTGCAATTCTTCTTGGGAGCCTTGCAGGGTTTCGGCCATGCGGTTGATCCCGGCGGCCAGTTCGTCCAGTTCGTGGCTGCCCAAGGCCGGCAGGCGGCTTTCCAGGTTGCCGTCCTTGAGTTGGGTGACCGCGTGCTTGATCTGCCGGATCGGCTCGTTGATGCCGCGGCTCATGCGCAGCGCCAGGGCCGCGGTGGCAACCAGCCCGGTGATGATCAGCAACAAGCTGGCGAACAGGCTGCGGTAACCTCGCAGCAGGGTGCCGTCGTGGGACAGTTCCACTTCCACCCAGCCCAGCAGGCGGTCCTCTTCGCTGGGCACGACGTCGCCGGCCAGGTCGCGGTGGTGGCCGAACACCGGCATCAAATAGCGGGTGGCGTCATTGCCGGTGCGCTGCAGCAAGTGCGTGCTGCTGCCGACCGGCACCGGGTTGAGCATGCTCGGGCCGGCGTGGGCCAACGGCGTGCGGTCGGGCGCCAGGAACGACACGGTGCGCACGTCGGCCTGCTCCAGAGCCTGGGTGGCAATGCGTTCGAGCAGTTGCGCGTCGTTATGCGCCAGGCCCTGGGCGACCAGCGGGGCCAACTGTTCGGCGATCATTTCGCCACGGCGCAACAACTGCGACTGCAGTTCGTTTTGTTGCAGCCAGGTGAAATAGCCGCCCAGCAGCAGCGCGATCAGGCTGGCCGGCAGCAGCGCCAGCAGCACCACGCGGCCCTTGATCCCCAATTTTCTCAGCACGCCCTGTCTCCCGACCCTGGCCATGAATACGTGTATGCCGGGGAAAATACCGCGACTGAGGCGCCAGCGCACTCACTTGATGGGCTTTGTGTCGGGCGACGGTTGCCGGATGACGCTCAATGAAGAATAATTCATGATTGAGAATTACTAGCAGACGCCAATGAGTCCCGCGATCATGCAGCCCCCCACCATACTGGCCATCGAAGATGACCCTGTCCTCGGCGCGTACGTGCACGAGCAGTTGGGCCGTTGCGGTTTTCAGGTGACCTGGTGCCAGGACGGCCGGGATGGCCTGGCCCTGGCCCGCGGCCAGGCCTTCGACGTGGTGCTGATGGACGTGCTGCTGCCCGGCATGAACGGCCTGGACGTGCTGCAGCATCTGCGCGAGCGCTCGGCCACGCCGGTGATCCTGATGTCGGCACTGGGCTCGGAAAGCGATCGCATCAATGGCTTCCGGCGCGGCGCCGATGACTATTTGCCCAAACCGTTCAGCGTCGACGAGCTGCACGTGCGGGTGGAAGCCATCCTGCGCCGGGTGGCGATGGAGCGCCGGCGCAGTGAACCAGAAGCGGTCACGATGGCCCCGTTGGATGACCTGCACCTGGATGCCGAGCTGTTCGACGCGTGCCTGGGCGGTCAGTACGCGGGTCTCACACGCAGTGAATATCGCTTGCTGGAAACCCTCGATCGCCACCCCGAAGAGGTGTTGAGTAAAGCGTTTCTGTACCAGCACGTGTTGCAGCGCGGCTACGCCCAGCATGACCGCAGCCTGGACATGCACGTCAGCCAGATCCGCCGCAAGCTCAAGGCCATGGGCTACCTGGAGCGTCAAGTTCGCACGGTGTGGGGCAAGGGCTATGTGCTCACGGCCTGCGCCGAGGAGCAGTAAGTGATGCCGGGCAAGCATTCACTGTTCTGGAAGCTTGTGACCCTGCTGGTGGGGTTTTGCCTGTTGATGATCTGGTTGAGCCTGTCGTGGGGGCGCTACGCGGAAACCCAGAACGCTTTCCTGTCACGCGAGGCACGCACCGCCCTGGGCGCTTACGCCGGGGAAGCGGAGCAGGCCTGGACCCGCGGTGGCGAGCCGGCGCTGGACGCCTGGCTGGCCGGCATGGGGGCGCGCGAAAAAGCCTTTGTCGGGGTGATCGGCCGCGACCTGCAAGCGCTGGGCAGCGTGCCATTGAGCGATGCCCAGACCCAGCGCCTGACGTTTCTGCGTGGGTTGGACTGGCCCGTCAGCCGCCACTCCACCACGCCGCCGTGGCTGAAAATCCCCTTTCCCAACGATCCCTCCCTGGGCGCGGTGGTGATGCAATTGCCCGAGCGGTTCCAGCCTGGGCGCTACGCGCTGGTCTGGCACATCCTGATCACGGGCCTGGTGCCGGGGCTGTTTACCGTGCTGTTGTGCGTAGGCCTGTACCGCATGCTGATCGCCCCCTTGAACCAGCTTCGCGAACAGGCCAATGCCTGGCGTGCCGATCAACTGCATAAACGCCTGTCGCGACAAACCGTGAGCCGCCCGGACGAACTGGGTGAACTGGGCCGGGCGTTCGACCACATGGCCGAGCGCCTGCAAAGCACCGTGGCCCTGCAGCAGCAACTGCTGCGCGACCTGTCCCACGAACTGCGCACGCCGCTGAGCCGCTTGCGGGTGGCCTGCGACAGTGAACAGGAACTGGGTGGCCTACGCGCTCGCCTGGCCCGTGAGGTGGACGGCATGCAGCGCCTGGTCGAGGACACCCTGCAACTGGCCTGGCTGGACGCCGAGCGCACGCCGCAGGCCCAGGAGGCGATCCAGGTGCAGGCGCTGTGGGAAATGGTGGCCGAGGACGCCCGGTTCGAAAGCGCTTGGCCCGCGCATCAATTGGAATGCGCGGTGCCCGCCGAGTGCTGGGTGCAGGGCAATCTCAACAGCTTGGCCCAGGCTATGGAGAACATCCTGCGCAATGCCATCCGCCATTCGCCGCCCGGTGGTCGGGTCACCTTGCAGGGGCGTCGCACCGGCAGCACCTGGCACCTGTGGCTGGAAGACGAAGGCGGCGGGGTGGCCGAGGCCGACCTTGAGCGGATTTTCGACCCCTTCATCCGCCTGGACGGCTCGCGGCCCGGCCACGGCGGCTTTGGCCTGGGCCTGAGCATCGCGCGCAATGCCGTGGCCCATCAGGGTGGCCGCCTGTGGGCACAGAACGGCGGCAACGGGCTGCGCTTGAACCTGTTGTTGAATGCCGCTTATAGCTGAAAGCGATAAGGCGCGCACTTTGCGTGATATGGGCTGGCGGCGTTTGCCGGTATGATAGTGCCCCCCGCAGTCCGGATTGCGAATACGCCATGACCCTGCAGTACCCTACCATCGCCGATTGCGTCGGCAACACGCCGCTGGTGCGCTTGCAGCGCCTGGCCGGTGACACCACCAATACCTTGCTGCTCAAGCTGGAAGGGAACAACCCGGCCGGCTCCGTCAAGGATCGCCCGGCGCTGTCGATGATTACCCGTGCCGAGGCGCGTGGGCAGATCCAGCCCGGCGACACGCTGATCGAGGCCACTTCCGGCAACACCGGCATTGCCTTGGCCATGGCCGCGGCGATCAAGGGTTACCAGATGATCCTGATCATGCCGGACAACTCCACCGCCGAGCGCAAGGCGGCGATGACCGCCTACGGCGCGCAACTGATCCTGGTCACCCGCGAGGAGGGCATGGAAGGCGCCCGTGATCTGGCCGAGCGCATGCAGGCCCAGGGGCATGGCAAGGTGCTGGACCAGTTCGCCAATGGCGACAACCCCGAGGCCCACTACGTGAGCACGGGCCCGGAGATCTGGCGCCAAACCGGCGGGCAGATCACCCATTTCGTCAGCTCAATGGGCACCACCGGTACCATCATGGGCGTGTCGCGCTACCTCAAGGAGCAGAACCCGGCGGTGCAGATCGTTGGCCTGCAACCGATGGAAGGCTCGGCCATCCCCGGCATCCGCCGCTGGCCCCACGAATACCTGCCCAAAATCTACCAGGCCGACCGCGTCGATCGCATCGTCGACATGGCCCAGAGCGAGGCTGAAGACGTGACCCGTCGCTTGGCTCGCGAAGAGGGCATTTTCTGTGGCGTGTCTTCGGGCGGCGCAGTGGCAGCGATGTTGCGCCTGTCTCAGGAACTGGAGAACGCGACCCTCGTGGCGATCATTTGCGACCGTGGCGACCGTTACCTGTCGAGCGGCATTTTCGATGCGCCCAACTGATGGCTAAGAAACCCACCGGCCTGCGCTTTCAACCCGCAGGCGGTCAGCGTGCCGTGCAAGTGCCGACGGGCAAGAAGCAGCGTTTGACCATCGAACGCTTGAGCAACGATGGCCGCGGCGTGGCCTTCCTGGAGGGGCGCACCTGGTTTGTGACGGGTGCCCTGGCCGGTGAAGACGTCGATGTGCGCGTGCTCAACGCCCATGGCAAAGTGGTGGAGGCGCGCACCGAAAAAGTGCATGCAGCCAACCCGATGCGTCGGCCCGCACCTTGCGCGCGTGCCGATGTGTGCGGTGGCTGCAGCGTGCAGCACCTGCCCCACGATGAACAACTGGCCCTGAAACAGCGCATGCTCGCCGAGCAATTGCAGCGCGCCGGCAACATCGTGCCCGAACAGTGGGCACAGCCTTTGGTCGGCCCCGAGCTTGGCTACCGCCGCCGTGCCCGCATCGCCGTGCGATGGGACGTCAAGGCCAAACGCCTGGACGTGGGCTTTCGTGCCAAGGCCAGCCAGGACATCGTCGCCATCGACGACTGCCCGGTGTTGGTACAGCCCTTGCAGCCAATCATGCGTGGCTTGCCTGAGCTGTTGCGCCGCTTCAGCAAGCCGCAAGTCATTGGGCACGTTGAATTGTTTGCCGGTACGGCACTGGCCGTGCTGCTACGCCATACCGCGCCGTTGAACGATCATGATCTAAACGTCTTGAAACAGTTTTGCGCCGAACACGGCGCACAGCTGTGGTTGCATGGCGACGGTGAGCCGGCGCCGCAGGACCCCAACCAGCCCCTGGGCTTTGCCTTGGAGCCCTGGCACCTGACGCTGGCCTACCGCCCGGGCGATTTCGTCCAGGTGAACGCCGCCGTCAACACGGCCATGGTCGCCCAGGCGCTGGATTGGCTGGCGCCGCAGGCCGATGAGCGGGTGCTGGACCTGTTTTGTGGGCTTGGCAATTTCGCCCTGCCGCTGGCCACCCAGGTGCGCGAAGTGGTGGCGGTCGAGGGTGTGCAGGCCATGGTGGATCGGGCTGCATCGAATGCCGTCAGTAATAATTTGCATAACGTGCGTTTTTTTCAAGCCGATTTATCGCAGCCCCTGGCGGGCAGCGATTGGGCTGTAGAAGGCTTTTGTGCGGTACTCTTGGACCCACCGCGAGACGGTGCGTTTGAGGTGGTGCGAGGGATGTCTGCCCTGGGTGCCAAGCGATTGGTATATGTGTCCTGCAACCCGGCAACTTTGGCTCGCGATGCGGTCGAATTGATCAAGCAGGGCTACCGGTTAAAACGTGCCGGAATTCTCGATATGTTTCCGCAAACCGCGCATGTCGAGGCGATGGCGTTATTTGAAGCGAGCTAGGACGCTCGTTTAATCCGACTGGTGCTTGAAAAGCAGCCCTTCGCCAGCCCAGCGAAGGTCCGAACCAGCGACTGTGGGCGCGTTAGCAACGCGTCATAGGGAAGGTAAAAGATGGTACAGGTGAGAGCACACCAGCCGATCAACACCGACGGCAGTATCAATCTCGATGCATGGCTCGATCATATCGTCAGTGTCGATCTGGCGCTGGACCGTGAGGCCCTCAAGACCGCCTGCGAATTCGCCTTGGTGGCCGAGCAACAAGGCAACACGGCCAAGCATTCCTGGGCCGACGGGACTTCGTGTTTCCAGGCTGGCCTGGAAATCGCCGAAATCCTCGCCGACCTCAAGCTGGACCAGGACACCCTGGTGGCTGCGGTCATCTACCGCGCCGTGCGTGAAGGCCGGGTGACCCTGGCCGACGTCAGCGAGCGCTTTGGCCCGGTGGTCAGCAAACTGGTGGACGGCGTGCTGCGCATGGCCGCCATCAGCGCGTCCCTGAGCCCGCGCCAGTCGCTGGTGCTGGGCAGCCAGGGGCAGGTCGAGAACCTGCGCAAGATGCTCGTGGCCATGGTCGACGACGTGCGCGTGGCGCTGATCAAGCTGGCCGAACGCACCTGTGCGATCCGCGCGGTGAAGAACGCCGACGAAGAAAAGCGCAACCGTGTCGCCCGCGAGGTGTTCGACATCTACGCGCCGTTGGCCCACCGCTTGGGCATCGGTCATATCAAGTGGGAGTTGGAGGACCTGTCCTTCCGCTACCTGGAGCCCGATCAGTACAAGCAGATCGCCAAGTTGCTGCACGAGCGGCGGCTGGATCGCGAGCGCTTCATCACCGACGTGATGACCCAATTGCAGAACGAGTTGCTGGCCACCGGGGTCAAGGCCGATATCAGCGGCCGCGCCAAGCACATCTATTCGATCTGGCGCAAAATGCAGCGCAAGGGCCTGGAGTTCAGCCAGATCTACGACGTGCGTGCAGTGCGCGTGCTGGTGCCGGAAATGCGCGACTGTTACACCGCGCTGGGTATCGTGCACACCCTGTGGCGGCACATCCCCAAGGAATTCGACGACTACATCGCCAACCCCAAGGAAAACGGCTACCGCTCGCTGCACACTGCGGTGATCGGCCCTGAGGGCAAGGTGTTGGAGGTGCAGATCCGCACCCATGCCATGCATGAGGAGGCGGAGCTGGGCGTGTGTGCGCATTGGCGCTACAAGGGCACCGACGTCAAGTCCGGGTCCAACCATTACGAAGAGAAAATTTCCTGGCTGCGCCAAGTGCTCGAATGGCACGAAGAGCTGGGCGACATCGGCGGCCTGGCCGAACAGTTACGCGTGGACATCGAGCCCGATCGCGTCTACGTGTTCACCCCCGACGGCCACGCTATCGACCTGCCCAAGGGCGCCACCCCGCTGGACTTCGCCTACCGGGTACACACCGAGATCGGCCACAATTGCCGTGGCGCCAAGATCAACGGGCGCATCGTGCCGCTCAACTACAGCCTGCAGACCGGCGAGCAGGTCGAGATCATCACCAGCAAGCACGGCACGCCAAGCCGCGACTGGTTGAACTCCAACCTGGGCTACGTGACCACCTCGCGGGCGCGGGCCAAGATCGTCCACTGGTTCAAGTTGCAGGCACGCGATCAGAACGTCGCCGCTGGCAAAACCTTGCTTGAGCGCGAACTCAGCCGCCTGGGCCTGCCGCAGGTGGACTTCGAGCAGTTGGCCGAAAAAGCCAATCACAAGACCGCCGAGGATATGTTCGCGGCACTGGGGGCAGGGGACCTGCGCCTGGCGCACCTGGTCAATTCGGCCCAGCAACTGGTCGAACCGGAGCGCGGCAACGAACAGCTGGAACTGATTCCGCGCAAGGCCACCGGCTACAAGCCCGGCAAGCGCGGCGACATCCAGATCCAGGGCGTGGGCAACCTGATGACGCAAATGGCCGGCTGCTGCCAGCCACTGCCGGGCGACGCCATCGTCGGCTACATCACCCAGGGCCGCGGCGTGAGCATTCACCGTCAGGACTGCGCCTCGGTGCTGCAACTGTCGGGGCGTGAGCCTGAGCGCATCATCCAGGTCAGCTGGGGCCCGGTGCCGGTGCTCACGTACCCGGTGGACATCATCATCCGCGCCTACGACCGTTCCGGTTTGCTGCGTGACGTCTCCCAGGTGTTGCTCAACGAGCGCATCAACGTGCTGGCGGTGAACACCCGCTCCAACAAGGAAGACAACACCGCGCTGATGTCCCTGACCATCGAGATTCCCGGGCTTGATGCGCTGGGCCGGTTGTTGGGGCGCATCTCGCAGTTGCCGAACATTATCGAGACGCGGCGTAACAGGACGCCTTGAGGCGCAGCTGTGAACTGCAAGCTGTGAGCTGATGTACGCGGCTTTCAGCTTGCAGCTTAACGCTCGAGGCTGCGACCAAAAGGAGACTCCATGTACACACTCCAAGACTTGCTTGCCCTGATGGCCCGTTTGCGCGACCCCGTGTACGGTTGCCCCTGGGACATCAAGCAAACCTACGCCAGCATCATCCCCTACACCCTGGAGGAAGCCTACGAGGTGGCCGACGCCATCGAGCGCAGCGACTTCGAGCATTTGCAGGGTGAGTTGGGCGACCTGCTGTTCCAGGTGGTGTATTACAGCCAACTGGCGCGCGAAGAAGGCCGGTTTGAGTTCGATGGCGTGGTCGACAGCATTACCCGCAAGCTGATCCGCCGCCACCCGCACGTGTTCCCCACGGGCGACTTGTACGCGCCACTGGATGTGCCCAAGCTCAGCGAAGCGCAGGTCAAGCTGCGCTGGGACGAGATCAAGGCCCAGGAGCGCGCCGAAAAGGCCGTGGCCCCCCAGCAGCTGTCATTGCTGGATGACGTACCCGTGGCCCTGCCGGCCATGGCCCGCGCCGGCAAGCTGCAAAAGCGTGCGGGCAGCGTGGGCTTTGATTGGCCCCAGGCGTTACCGGTGCTGGACAAGGTGCGCGAAGAGCTGGATGAAGTGCTGGAGGCGATGGCTGACAATGACAGCGCGGCCCTGGCCGATGAGGTCGGTGACCTGCTGTTTTCGGTGGTCAACCTGGCCCGTCACCTCAAGGTCGACCCGGAAAACGCCCTGCGTGGCGCCAACCGGAAATTTGAGCGACGCTTTCGTTTCATCGAACAGGCATTGCGCGATACCCTGCGTCCCATTGAAAATTGCACCCTCGAAGAATTGGACGCCCTGTGGGGCGAAGCCAAACGTCAGGAAAAGAACCTGCCCAGCTGTGGCTGAGCCCGTTGAGTAAGTGAGCAGAGCACCATGAGCATCTCCCTTCGCGACCAATTGCTGAAAGCCGGTCTGGTCAACCAGAAGCAAGTCAAGCAGGTCAGCAAGACCCAGCAAAAGCAGAAACGCCTGGAGCAAAAGGGCCAGGTCGAGGTCGACGACACCCAGCAGCGCCTGGCTCAGGAAGCGATGGCCGAGAAGGTCAAGCGTGACCAGGAACTCAACCGCCAGCAGCAGGAGAAAGCCGAGCAGAAGGCCAAGTCCGCCCAGGTCAAGCAATTGATCGAGGTGTCGCGCCTGCCCAAGCTGACCACCGAGGACTACTACAACTTCGTCGACGACAAAAAGGTCAAGCGCCTGTCGGTCAACAGCCTGATGCGCAGCAAGCTCAGCAGTGGTTCGTTGGCCATCGTGCGCCACGGCGGCGCCTACGAGGTGATCCCGCGTGAGGCCGCGCTGAAGATCCAGGAGCGCGACCCACAACGTATCGTGCTGCTGAACGTAGCAACCGAG contains:
- the def gene encoding peptide deformylase, with the translated sequence MIRDILKMGDERLLRIAPAVPASMFGSQALDDLIADMFQTMEHVGGVGLAAPQIGIDLQLVIFGFERSERYPDAEPVPQTVLLNPLITPLGPLTEEGWEGCLSVPGLRGAVDRYEHIRYEGFDLQGNPILREARGFHARVVQHECDHLIGRLYPSRISDFSKFGFTEVLFPGLDPAGDD
- a CDS encoding response regulator, translating into MLRKLGIKGRVVLLALLPASLIALLLGGYFTWLQQNELQSQLLRRGEMIAEQLAPLVAQGLAHNDAQLLERIATQALEQADVRTVSFLAPDRTPLAHAGPSMLNPVPVGSSTHLLQRTGNDATRYLMPVFGHHRDLAGDVVPSEEDRLLGWVEVELSHDGTLLRGYRSLFASLLLIITGLVATAALALRMSRGINEPIRQIKHAVTQLKDGNLESRLPALGSHELDELAAGINRMAETLQGSQEELQHSVDQATEDVRQNLETIEIQNIELDMARKEALEASRIKSEFLANMSHEIRTPLNGILGFTHLLQKSELTPRQFDYLGTIEKSAGSLLAIINEILDFSKIEAGKLVLDSIPFNLRDLLQDTMTILAPAAHAKDLELVSLVYRDTPLSLIGDPLRLKQILTNLVSNAIKFTREGTIVARAMLEDENEDGVQLRISVQDTGIGLSKQDVRALFQAFSQADNSLSRQPGGTGLGLVISKRLIEQMGGEIGVDSTPGEGSEFWVSLRLPKARDDVEDLPAAPLLGRRVAIVESHELARQALQHQLQDCGLEVIPFANLEKLNVGITAAHLAHHPIDLAVLGITHHEVGPTVLAQHLTDIEQQGCHVLVLCPTTEQLLFQAAVPHHHSQLQAKPACTRKLRRSLSDLINPKRLRSELHEPLGNRAPKVLCVDDNPANLLLVQTLLEDLGAEVLAVDTGLAAIKAVQDDSFDLVLMDVQMPDMDGRETTEKIRLWESGHSGTALPIVALTAHAMANEKRALLQSGMDDYLTKPISERQLAQVVLKWTGLVLRQHTSERLEEVPVQASEPLVLDPEEGLRLAAGKADLAADMLAMLLASLDEERVAIREARDSQDQTAMIERVHRLHGATRYCGVPQLRAACLRSETLLKQGDPTAMVALDELEIAITRLEEQARESA
- a CDS encoding response regulator transcription factor, encoding MSPAIMQPPTILAIEDDPVLGAYVHEQLGRCGFQVTWCQDGRDGLALARGQAFDVVLMDVLLPGMNGLDVLQHLRERSATPVILMSALGSESDRINGFRRGADDYLPKPFSVDELHVRVEAILRRVAMERRRSEPEAVTMAPLDDLHLDAELFDACLGGQYAGLTRSEYRLLETLDRHPEEVLSKAFLYQHVLQRGYAQHDRSLDMHVSQIRRKLKAMGYLERQVRTVWGKGYVLTACAEEQ
- a CDS encoding sensor histidine kinase — protein: MPGKHSLFWKLVTLLVGFCLLMIWLSLSWGRYAETQNAFLSREARTALGAYAGEAEQAWTRGGEPALDAWLAGMGAREKAFVGVIGRDLQALGSVPLSDAQTQRLTFLRGLDWPVSRHSTTPPWLKIPFPNDPSLGAVVMQLPERFQPGRYALVWHILITGLVPGLFTVLLCVGLYRMLIAPLNQLREQANAWRADQLHKRLSRQTVSRPDELGELGRAFDHMAERLQSTVALQQQLLRDLSHELRTPLSRLRVACDSEQELGGLRARLAREVDGMQRLVEDTLQLAWLDAERTPQAQEAIQVQALWEMVAEDARFESAWPAHQLECAVPAECWVQGNLNSLAQAMENILRNAIRHSPPGGRVTLQGRRTGSTWHLWLEDEGGGVAEADLERIFDPFIRLDGSRPGHGGFGLGLSIARNAVAHQGGRLWAQNGGNGLRLNLLLNAAYS
- the cysM gene encoding cysteine synthase CysM; the protein is MTLQYPTIADCVGNTPLVRLQRLAGDTTNTLLLKLEGNNPAGSVKDRPALSMITRAEARGQIQPGDTLIEATSGNTGIALAMAAAIKGYQMILIMPDNSTAERKAAMTAYGAQLILVTREEGMEGARDLAERMQAQGHGKVLDQFANGDNPEAHYVSTGPEIWRQTGGQITHFVSSMGTTGTIMGVSRYLKEQNPAVQIVGLQPMEGSAIPGIRRWPHEYLPKIYQADRVDRIVDMAQSEAEDVTRRLAREEGIFCGVSSGGAVAAMLRLSQELENATLVAIICDRGDRYLSSGIFDAPN
- the rlmD gene encoding 23S rRNA (uracil(1939)-C(5))-methyltransferase RlmD, with the translated sequence MAKKPTGLRFQPAGGQRAVQVPTGKKQRLTIERLSNDGRGVAFLEGRTWFVTGALAGEDVDVRVLNAHGKVVEARTEKVHAANPMRRPAPCARADVCGGCSVQHLPHDEQLALKQRMLAEQLQRAGNIVPEQWAQPLVGPELGYRRRARIAVRWDVKAKRLDVGFRAKASQDIVAIDDCPVLVQPLQPIMRGLPELLRRFSKPQVIGHVELFAGTALAVLLRHTAPLNDHDLNVLKQFCAEHGAQLWLHGDGEPAPQDPNQPLGFALEPWHLTLAYRPGDFVQVNAAVNTAMVAQALDWLAPQADERVLDLFCGLGNFALPLATQVREVVAVEGVQAMVDRAASNAVSNNLHNVRFFQADLSQPLAGSDWAVEGFCAVLLDPPRDGAFEVVRGMSALGAKRLVYVSCNPATLARDAVELIKQGYRLKRAGILDMFPQTAHVEAMALFEAS
- the relA gene encoding GTP diphosphokinase, with the translated sequence MVQVRAHQPINTDGSINLDAWLDHIVSVDLALDREALKTACEFALVAEQQGNTAKHSWADGTSCFQAGLEIAEILADLKLDQDTLVAAVIYRAVREGRVTLADVSERFGPVVSKLVDGVLRMAAISASLSPRQSLVLGSQGQVENLRKMLVAMVDDVRVALIKLAERTCAIRAVKNADEEKRNRVAREVFDIYAPLAHRLGIGHIKWELEDLSFRYLEPDQYKQIAKLLHERRLDRERFITDVMTQLQNELLATGVKADISGRAKHIYSIWRKMQRKGLEFSQIYDVRAVRVLVPEMRDCYTALGIVHTLWRHIPKEFDDYIANPKENGYRSLHTAVIGPEGKVLEVQIRTHAMHEEAELGVCAHWRYKGTDVKSGSNHYEEKISWLRQVLEWHEELGDIGGLAEQLRVDIEPDRVYVFTPDGHAIDLPKGATPLDFAYRVHTEIGHNCRGAKINGRIVPLNYSLQTGEQVEIITSKHGTPSRDWLNSNLGYVTTSRARAKIVHWFKLQARDQNVAAGKTLLERELSRLGLPQVDFEQLAEKANHKTAEDMFAALGAGDLRLAHLVNSAQQLVEPERGNEQLELIPRKATGYKPGKRGDIQIQGVGNLMTQMAGCCQPLPGDAIVGYITQGRGVSIHRQDCASVLQLSGREPERIIQVSWGPVPVLTYPVDIIIRAYDRSGLLRDVSQVLLNERINVLAVNTRSNKEDNTALMSLTIEIPGLDALGRLLGRISQLPNIIETRRNRTP
- the mazG gene encoding nucleoside triphosphate pyrophosphohydrolase; translated protein: MYTLQDLLALMARLRDPVYGCPWDIKQTYASIIPYTLEEAYEVADAIERSDFEHLQGELGDLLFQVVYYSQLAREEGRFEFDGVVDSITRKLIRRHPHVFPTGDLYAPLDVPKLSEAQVKLRWDEIKAQERAEKAVAPQQLSLLDDVPVALPAMARAGKLQKRAGSVGFDWPQALPVLDKVREELDEVLEAMADNDSAALADEVGDLLFSVVNLARHLKVDPENALRGANRKFERRFRFIEQALRDTLRPIENCTLEELDALWGEAKRQEKNLPSCG